The sequence ATTTTTAAATACTTAGCAAATTGCATCGATAGCATCGAAACCGTTGCAGCACCAATAAAGATCGCTAATGTGGTATCAAACCCTTTTTGAATCAGACTCCAATTCACAATCCAACCCATCATACCTGTGATTCCACAACATAATAAAGCACGTTTCGGAACATCAATAATAATTCCAAAACCAAGTGCAGCGGCAAAAGCACTCACGAGTTGAATAACAACCGTCATCATAATAACACCCCCGACATTACTTGAAGCGACGCCATAATTCCCGACCCTATCATAATCGCAATAAATAATGCCTCAACCATAAATACGGTTCCCGAGATAGTATTTCCTACGAGAAAATCCCGAATCGAATTCATAATTGGAATTCCTGGAACCATCAACATAATACTTCCAATAATAACCGTCTCAAAATCAACAATAAATCCTTTTCTCTGTAGACATATTGTCAAAATACCGATACTAAAAGAAGCAATAAATTCCGCAATAAACTTAACGTTTAGCTTCTTGGAAGCATAATAATGAATTCCAAAGCCGATTGTACCCAGAAGCATTGTAATCGGGAAATCAAACAGAGACCCTTCAAAAATCAACATCATAAACGCACTCACAAATGCGGCAGCAACATATTTCATCCATACAGGGTATTGCATAGCGTCACTATTTATCTCTCTAAGACTTGAGTAGAGTTCATAAACATCAATTTGATTTGCACTAAAGAGCCGTGATAACTGATTTACATCTGCCAGCTTTGCTAAATTACTGCGACGCTTTTGGATACGCTTCATCTTAATTTGTTCACCATCTGATGTCGTTACAAAAATACCAGTAGGTAGTACAAAACTAACACCAGCACCTTCGCCCTGCTTTGATTCTAGAATGCGGTTCATCGTATCTTCAACACGGTGCATTTCCGCACCGTTTTCCATCATAAGTTTACCCGCCAAAATACAAGCATCTAATAATATTTCATACTCGGTCTTTTCCATTGAATTTCCTTTCATACTTCCTAAACTAACTTTATTATACCTTAAACACCAACGGTATATCTCTAAATTCACCAATTAAATACAAGTGAGAAATAAATTACAAAACACTACCTTGTATAAGAAGGTACTGTGTGATATATTGTATTAACGAGGTGAGCTTATGAATACTCAATTTAAAAAAGGTGTCTTAGAACTTTGTGTTCTATCTCTCCTATCTCAAAAAGAATATTATGGCTATGAATTAATCAGTAAAATTTCAGAAACCATCGAAATTACTGAGGGTACAATCTATCCACTTTTAAAACGACTTAAAGATGACGGTTATGTTTCCACAAAACTCGTGGAATCATCTCAAGGTCCATCACGAAAATATTATGAATTAACCGATCGCGGAAAAACTTATACAAAAGCGCGCATCGATGAATGGTACGTATTTACCGGCCATGTAAATGAATTATTGGGAGGAGAAAACCATGACTAAAAACGAATACCTATACATACTCAGAAAAAATCTACAGATTTTACCACAAAATGAAATTGACGATATTATTCAAGATGTTCATGAACACTTTGAATTTGGACTTGCTGAAGGTAAAGAAGCGGTAGATATTTCAAGAACACTCGGGGATCCAATCGAAATGGCTCGCCAATACACAGGCGGTAGAATATACGAAGAACCACACGATTATGAAACTAAGAACGCTTCATCTATGTCTTTAACGACGATACTTCTAAAAATACTTATCGTAATAATTCTTATTGGGCCAGTATTAGCGGGTTATGCTACTCTATTTGCCCTCTTTATA is a genomic window of Erysipelothrix amsterdamensis containing:
- a CDS encoding threonine/serine exporter family protein gives rise to the protein MMTVVIQLVSAFAAALGFGIIIDVPKRALLCCGITGMMGWIVNWSLIQKGFDTTLAIFIGAATVSMLSMQFAKYLKMPTTVFNIPAIFTLVPGIMAYQTVKAFIGADYILGIELLVRTFTLSVTIAIAIVMTEVIYRLIVRIIQRNFCS
- a CDS encoding threonine/serine exporter family protein, with amino-acid sequence MEKTEYEILLDACILAGKLMMENGAEMHRVEDTMNRILESKQGEGAGVSFVLPTGIFVTTSDGEQIKMKRIQKRRSNLAKLADVNQLSRLFSANQIDVYELYSSLREINSDAMQYPVWMKYVAAAFVSAFMMLIFEGSLFDFPITMLLGTIGFGIHYYASKKLNVKFIAEFIASFSIGILTICLQRKGFIVDFETVIIGSIMLMVPGIPIMNSIRDFLVGNTISGTVFMVEALFIAIMIGSGIMASLQVMSGVLL
- a CDS encoding PadR family transcriptional regulator, with product MNTQFKKGVLELCVLSLLSQKEYYGYELISKISETIEITEGTIYPLLKRLKDDGYVSTKLVESSQGPSRKYYELTDRGKTYTKARIDEWYVFTGHVNELLGGENHD
- a CDS encoding DUF1700 domain-containing protein, whose protein sequence is MTKNEYLYILRKNLQILPQNEIDDIIQDVHEHFEFGLAEGKEAVDISRTLGDPIEMARQYTGGRIYEEPHDYETKNASSMSLTTILLKILIVIILIGPVLAGYATLFALFISGIVLTICSIPLLFGGVLPMVTIPTFGLLALTSLGLFLLGIGMTWLTLYGFSGLNYCVKNFFKSNLGGRA